A stretch of Cyanobacterium sp. HL-69 DNA encodes these proteins:
- a CDS encoding Transglutaminase-like protein, giving the protein MISNSNSGQKFYPTIRPLVATSLDGMAFKNDSLYAIDSRNGYLLHINPETSVSKIINSNYWRDFIGARGLCITDTEIWFVTQSSVYYTLIEWEEGELKIISAPKYFFSLSYPCNGIAIWEKTIYITCQKTGTIGVYSKDDGTEITRFYAPGIGDENITIYDEEIWLCDNLEQTVYCLDRATGKTKYTILTPFEYPSGLSFYEDKETGEKVLYIAYTDQEPYIRDNPNAEPNHELLYRDRTFIHPLYFKYDPENKCTLSNGFLIEMSYLEEVSPLDEIKLKDLEWRIALPTESPRQKIQSIEAVGLPYTEEDYDGQRVALFKFPEFNSNERYVFGWRAVLEVWSIKHQITPKDCESLPPLTPEFETKYLIDDDDLSMNTEIILRASEEARGSETNPLRKMYSIRNYVYDRLSYGIKPHIDTPDIVLKRGVGSCGEYLGLLLALARLNGIASRTVGRYKCPMKVLHFNIPLVPDFNHVWMEFYLPNIGWLPMESNPDDLDDGGPYPTRFFMGLSWYHVEMAKDMPFETLISEGLPVSKEKTSIGQLAINHVSFTILHELQP; this is encoded by the coding sequence ATGATCTCTAATTCTAACTCTGGTCAAAAATTTTACCCCACCATCAGACCTCTCGTTGCTACTTCTCTTGATGGTATGGCTTTTAAAAATGATAGTCTATATGCGATCGATTCTCGCAATGGTTATCTATTACATATCAATCCAGAAACCAGTGTTTCTAAAATTATCAATAGTAATTACTGGCGAGATTTTATTGGGGCAAGAGGCTTATGTATTACCGATACGGAAATATGGTTTGTGACTCAAAGTAGTGTTTATTATACACTCATTGAATGGGAGGAGGGGGAGTTAAAGATTATTTCTGCCCCTAAATATTTTTTCAGTCTTTCTTATCCTTGCAATGGTATCGCTATTTGGGAAAAAACTATTTATATCACCTGCCAAAAAACTGGCACTATCGGGGTTTATAGTAAAGATGATGGCACGGAGATTACTAGGTTTTATGCTCCTGGCATCGGTGATGAAAATATTACTATCTATGATGAGGAAATATGGTTGTGTGATAACCTTGAGCAGACGGTTTATTGTCTCGATAGGGCGACGGGAAAGACTAAATACACGATTCTGACTCCGTTTGAGTACCCTAGTGGGCTGAGTTTTTATGAGGATAAGGAAACGGGGGAAAAGGTTTTATATATCGCTTATACTGATCAAGAACCTTATATCAGAGATAATCCGAACGCTGAACCTAATCACGAACTATTATATCGCGATCGCACTTTTATCCATCCTTTATACTTTAAATATGATCCAGAAAATAAGTGTACCCTTTCTAATGGGTTTCTCATTGAAATGAGTTATCTGGAGGAAGTTTCTCCTTTGGATGAAATCAAGTTAAAGGATTTGGAATGGCGCATTGCTTTACCCACAGAAAGCCCCCGCCAAAAAATACAAAGCATCGAAGCGGTAGGATTACCCTACACAGAGGAAGATTATGATGGGCAAAGGGTAGCTTTATTTAAATTTCCTGAGTTTAATTCTAATGAGCGTTATGTTTTTGGTTGGCGCGCGGTGTTAGAGGTTTGGAGTATAAAACATCAAATTACCCCCAAAGATTGCGAAAGTTTACCCCCCCTCACCCCTGAATTTGAAACAAAGTATTTGATTGATGATGATGATTTGTCCATGAATACGGAGATTATTTTGAGGGCATCGGAGGAGGCTAGGGGTAGCGAAACTAATCCTCTGAGGAAAATGTATAGTATCCGTAATTACGTTTATGATCGCCTTTCCTATGGTATAAAACCCCATATTGATACCCCTGATATAGTCTTGAAAAGGGGGGTAGGTTCTTGCGGTGAGTATTTAGGCTTACTCCTTGCCCTTGCCCGTCTCAATGGTATCGCTTCTCGTACGGTAGGGCGTTATAAATGTCCTATGAAAGTGCTACATTTTAATATTCCCCTAGTACCTGATTTTAACCATGTGTGGATGGAGTTTTATTTGCCCAATATCGGTTGGTTGCCCATGGAATCAAACCCCGATGACTTGGATGATGGGGGCCCTTATCCTACCAGATTTTTTATGGGTTTATCATGGTATCACGTGGAAATGGCGAAGGATATGCCCTTTGAAACCCTCATCAGTGAAGGTTTACCCGTAAGCAAGGAAAAAACTTCTATCGGGCAGTTGGCTATTAATCATGTTTCCTTTACTATTCTCCACGAGTTACAGCCCTAA
- a CDS encoding Pentapeptide repeat family protein, whose translation MSKEVNWKLLKRDIDKWNQLRQLNPENNQKIDLSGVNLSNMNLEKVNLSHCNLSNANLIGSSLRFADLRGTILSQCNLIGVNLRLANLRESYIIQANLNRANLSEANMIGCTLNESNLSYANLYETELMGAYLYKTNLSHAQLVNTHLAKAYLVGANLDNATLNNADLRWANLSQVDLSKTVMV comes from the coding sequence ATGAGTAAAGAAGTTAACTGGAAACTTTTAAAAAGAGACATAGATAAATGGAATCAATTAAGACAATTAAACCCAGAAAATAATCAAAAAATTGATCTTTCAGGAGTAAACCTGAGCAACATGAATCTGGAGAAAGTAAACTTAAGTCATTGTAATTTAAGTAATGCCAATCTTATCGGCAGTAGTCTTCGTTTTGCAGATTTAAGAGGAACAATTTTAAGTCAATGTAATCTCATTGGAGTTAATTTAAGACTAGCTAATTTAAGAGAATCTTATATCATCCAAGCAAATTTAAATAGAGCCAATTTAAGTGAGGCAAATATGATTGGTTGTACTCTCAATGAATCGAATCTAAGCTATGCAAATCTTTATGAAACCGAACTGATGGGGGCTTATCTTTATAAAACAAATCTTAGTCATGCTCAATTGGTTAATACCCATTTAGCCAAAGCATATTTAGTTGGTGCTAATTTAGACAATGCAACCCTAAATAATGCTGATTTAAGGTGGGCAAATTTATCTCAGGTGGATTTGTCAAAAACTGTGATGGTTTAA
- a CDS encoding Mobile element protein, whose amino-acid sequence MTRLSYDTDLTDYQWEILKLLIPPAKTGGRNRSVNIREVLNAIFYLLANGIKWRAMPQDFPKWQTVYTYFRGWESDGTWRGINQQLREQVRIEVGRNPKPSAGSIDSQSVKFERQSQNI is encoded by the coding sequence ATGACAAGACTATCATACGATACTGACCTCACTGATTACCAGTGGGAAATTTTAAAATTATTAATTCCTCCGGCTAAAACTGGGGGCAGAAATCGCTCTGTGAATATTAGAGAGGTACTTAATGCCATCTTTTATCTTCTTGCCAATGGAATTAAATGGAGGGCAATGCCTCAGGACTTTCCCAAATGGCAAACGGTTTACACTTATTTTCGAGGTTGGGAATCTGATGGTACATGGCGTGGAATTAATCAGCAACTACGGGAACAAGTACGAATAGAAGTGGGAAGAAACCCAAAACCTAGTGCCGGTAGTATTGATAGTCAGTCGGTAAAATTTGAGCGTCAATCTCAAAATATCTAA
- a CDS encoding Sugar kinase, ribokinase family protein, whose product MTKKYNVYGMGNALVDMEFEVTPELLSQLKIDKGVMTLMDETQQKHIIEQLPPPCKQACGGSAANTLVAISQLGAKGFYSCKVAHDDSGAFYLQDLLDCGLDTNLSQDNRPEGITGKCLVLVTPDADRTMNTFLGITGDLSQNELNKEAIKDSQYLYIEGYLVSSPTALQSAIEAKKIAQEAGVKVAFSISDANMVNFFREGVDKVIGEEGVDLLFANQDEAFKMANTEDLNVAVDYFKTIAKTFAITLGKKGSLIFDGEKLIEIPANPVTAVDTVGAGDMYAGCILYGITNGLDWQTAGKLASLASAKLVTSFGPRLANEELQAILDEVRK is encoded by the coding sequence ATGACCAAAAAGTATAACGTATATGGCATGGGTAATGCTCTGGTGGACATGGAGTTTGAAGTCACCCCAGAATTACTCAGCCAACTAAAAATCGATAAAGGTGTTATGACCTTAATGGACGAAACCCAACAAAAACACATAATAGAACAACTACCACCCCCTTGTAAACAAGCCTGTGGAGGTTCGGCCGCTAACACCTTAGTCGCCATCAGTCAACTAGGGGCAAAAGGTTTTTACTCTTGCAAAGTAGCCCATGATGATAGCGGTGCATTCTATCTCCAAGACTTACTCGATTGTGGTTTAGATACCAACCTTAGTCAAGATAACCGCCCAGAAGGCATTACAGGAAAATGTCTCGTATTAGTAACCCCCGATGCCGATCGCACCATGAACACATTTTTGGGCATTACAGGGGATTTAAGCCAGAATGAATTAAACAAAGAAGCCATCAAAGATTCCCAATATCTCTACATCGAAGGATATTTAGTATCATCCCCTACCGCATTACAAAGCGCCATAGAAGCCAAAAAAATAGCCCAAGAAGCGGGGGTAAAAGTAGCCTTTTCTATCTCCGATGCCAACATGGTTAATTTTTTCCGTGAAGGGGTTGACAAAGTTATCGGAGAAGAAGGAGTCGATTTACTTTTTGCCAACCAAGACGAAGCCTTTAAAATGGCTAATACAGAGGATTTAAATGTTGCCGTTGATTACTTCAAAACCATCGCCAAAACCTTCGCCATTACCCTCGGCAAAAAAGGCTCATTAATATTTGATGGAGAAAAACTGATAGAAATTCCTGCCAATCCTGTTACAGCAGTCGATACCGTAGGGGCAGGGGATATGTATGCAGGATGTATTCTCTATGGCATCACCAATGGCTTAGACTGGCAAACGGCGGGAAAACTTGCCTCCCTCGCCTCCGCCAAATTAGTCACCAGTTTTGGCCCTAGATTAGCTAATGAGGAATTACAAGCAATTTTAGATGAAGTTAGAAAATAA
- the proB gene encoding glutamate 5-kinase ProB, which produces MSQIIVIKIGTSSLTAPDTGSLALSTIATLVETLTNLRQQGYQVILVSSGAVGVGCARLGISKRPQNLNQKQAIAAVGQGRLIRIYDDLFNNLGQPIAQILLTRHDLKERSSYVNANNTFQALLDLGVIPVVNENDTVATDELKFGDNDTLSALVASLVGADWLFLLTDVDKLYSADPRLVPSATPIDLVASDELSNLDISVGGSGTSWGTGGMMTKITAARIATGAGVTTIITNGKHPTNIIDILAGRAIGTRFEPQPRPENARKRWIANGLLSTGKIYLDDGALKAICEQGKSLLSAGIVRVEGDFNSADAVDLYSLNDLKIARGIVNYSSQELQLIKGKKSQNINKILGYEGVETVIHRDNLVIIS; this is translated from the coding sequence ATGAGTCAAATTATAGTTATTAAAATAGGTACTTCTAGCTTAACCGCTCCCGACACAGGAAGCCTTGCCCTATCTACCATTGCCACCCTCGTAGAAACTCTGACAAATTTAAGACAACAAGGATATCAAGTAATTTTGGTGTCATCTGGGGCGGTGGGAGTTGGTTGTGCTAGGTTAGGCATTAGCAAACGTCCTCAAAATTTGAACCAAAAACAAGCTATTGCAGCGGTAGGGCAAGGGCGCCTAATTCGTATCTATGATGATTTATTTAACAATTTAGGACAACCCATCGCCCAAATTCTTCTTACTCGCCACGACTTGAAGGAAAGAAGCAGTTATGTAAATGCAAATAACACCTTTCAGGCTTTGTTAGATTTAGGAGTTATTCCCGTGGTAAATGAAAATGATACCGTGGCAACCGATGAGTTAAAGTTTGGGGATAATGACACCCTCTCGGCTTTGGTGGCTAGTTTGGTGGGGGCTGATTGGTTGTTTTTGTTGACCGATGTTGATAAACTATATTCTGCTGACCCTCGTTTAGTACCTTCTGCTACTCCCATTGATTTGGTTGCTAGTGATGAGTTATCTAATTTAGATATTAGTGTGGGGGGTAGTGGTACAAGTTGGGGTACAGGGGGGATGATGACAAAAATCACCGCTGCGCGCATTGCTACGGGGGCAGGGGTAACCACCATAATTACCAATGGTAAACATCCTACTAATATCATTGATATTTTAGCAGGAAGGGCGATCGGTACTCGTTTTGAACCGCAACCAAGGCCAGAAAATGCCCGTAAGCGTTGGATTGCCAATGGTTTACTCTCCACAGGTAAAATATATCTTGATGATGGGGCCCTTAAGGCTATTTGTGAGCAAGGAAAATCATTGTTGTCGGCGGGAATTGTCAGGGTGGAGGGAGATTTTAATAGTGCTGATGCGGTAGATTTATATTCTTTGAATGATTTAAAAATAGCACGGGGTATTGTGAATTATAGTAGCCAAGAGTTGCAGTTAATCAAGGGGAAAAAATCTCAGAATATTAACAAAATTCTTGGTTATGAGGGGGTAGAAACGGTCATTCATAGAGATAATTTAGTGATTATTAGTTAG
- a CDS encoding CsoS1D: MGVELRSYVYLDRLQPQHAAYIGTVALGFLPLPGDASLWIEISPGIEINRITDVALKSAVVRPGVQFVERLYGLLEIHATNQGETKAAGRAILDALGVKREDSLKPKVVSSQIIRNIDPYQAQIINRNRRGQMLLAGETLYVLEVQPAAYAALAANEAEKAALINILNVQAVGSFGRLYLGGAERDIKAGAAAALTAIESMGGRGSLKGIEE; the protein is encoded by the coding sequence ATGGGCGTCGAATTACGTAGTTATGTATATTTAGATCGATTACAACCCCAACACGCTGCGTATATTGGCACAGTAGCCCTCGGATTTTTACCCCTACCAGGAGACGCTTCTTTGTGGATTGAAATATCCCCCGGCATCGAAATTAACCGCATTACCGATGTTGCCCTCAAGTCAGCTGTCGTGCGCCCTGGAGTTCAATTTGTAGAAAGATTATATGGTTTATTAGAAATCCATGCCACCAATCAAGGGGAAACCAAAGCCGCTGGTAGAGCAATTTTAGATGCTTTGGGGGTAAAAAGGGAAGACTCTCTCAAACCTAAAGTTGTCTCTAGTCAAATTATTCGTAATATTGATCCTTATCAGGCACAAATTATTAACCGTAACCGTAGGGGGCAAATGCTTTTGGCAGGAGAAACCCTATATGTATTAGAAGTGCAACCAGCGGCTTATGCAGCCCTTGCGGCCAACGAAGCAGAAAAAGCGGCCTTAATTAATATTTTAAATGTACAAGCAGTGGGTAGTTTTGGCAGACTCTATCTAGGGGGTGCAGAAAGAGATATAAAAGCAGGTGCTGCGGCTGCCCTTACTGCCATTGAGTCCATGGGGGGTAGAGGAAGTTTGAAGGGCATCGAAGAATAA